From one Tetragenococcus osmophilus genomic stretch:
- a CDS encoding YebC/PmpR family DNA-binding transcriptional regulator has product MSGHSKWNNIQGRKNAQDAKKGKIFQKLSREIYMAAKNGGGDPDTNSSLRMVMDKAKSANMPNDNVERAIKKATSGLDEANYEEVTYEGYGPGGVAVLVEALTDNRNRTATDVRVAFDRNGGHLGETGSVNYMFDRKGYIAIERENLSLSEDDMLEKVLEAGGEDLLTSPEVFEIYTAPEDFTEVRDFLEKEFTLAQAELTMVPQTTTLLEGKKKEQFHHLLEKLEDDEDVSEVYTSIEA; this is encoded by the coding sequence TTGTCAGGACATAGTAAATGGAATAATATCCAAGGAAGAAAAAATGCACAAGACGCCAAAAAAGGCAAAATTTTTCAAAAGTTATCTCGTGAAATATATATGGCAGCAAAAAACGGAGGCGGAGATCCAGATACCAATTCGTCTTTACGGATGGTAATGGATAAAGCAAAATCGGCAAATATGCCTAATGATAATGTAGAACGTGCGATTAAAAAGGCTACTAGTGGCTTGGATGAAGCCAATTACGAGGAAGTAACTTATGAAGGTTACGGCCCCGGTGGTGTTGCTGTTTTAGTTGAAGCATTAACTGATAACCGAAACCGCACAGCTACTGATGTACGTGTTGCTTTTGATCGTAACGGGGGACATTTAGGTGAAACTGGTTCGGTAAACTATATGTTTGATCGTAAAGGTTATATTGCTATTGAACGAGAAAACTTATCATTATCTGAAGATGATATGCTCGAAAAAGTTTTAGAAGCAGGTGGAGAGGATTTATTAACTTCGCCTGAGGTTTTTGAAATTTATACCGCGCCTGAAGATTTTACTGAGGTACGTGATTTCTTGGAAAAAGAATTTACTTTAGCTCAAGCTGAATTGACGATGGTTCCACAAACGACGACCTTATTAGAAGGTAAGAAAAAAGAACAATTCCATCATCTGCTAGAAAAATTAGAAGATGATGAGGATGTTTCAGAAGTATATACTTCGATTGAAGCATAA
- a CDS encoding L,D-transpeptidase family protein has protein sequence MSRLDKRPKMKKTARFLLIGLAVILIVAIGGYAYRSMHYSNHFLPDTFINGTKVSDLSANQANEVLHERYDAQEFTIEQDGKEWKTLKKADLGLDTDFSDELESMINQQNNWRWGLAFLSSAKQNLSLNTAAFDEQTLSQQTEELDEEIASLNEDRTKTEDAKIDKGEDGFTIEPEKQGDELDTDQATEAFKANVLDGQNELELTRYTKKPATTSEDEELKKELDQLNDIAQTKGTYKINGEDVEIPTEKIMDWVVYENDEVTLDQDKVHDYVEELGEKYNTSENETNFESTEQDEVDVDPGTLSWTIVTDQEVEDLSKDLLKGEDFERTPIVEGSADPSEPLVDDTYVEVDLKNQHMWYYKDGEVSLDTDIVSGKPKTKTPTGVFYVWNKERDATLTGEDYESPVDFWLPIDWTGVGIHDADWQPTFGGDRWKEGGSHGCINTPPGEMEKLFDDIEVGTPVVVI, from the coding sequence ATGTCACGTTTAGATAAACGTCCAAAAATGAAAAAGACAGCGCGCTTTCTTCTAATTGGATTAGCTGTAATACTTATTGTAGCGATTGGTGGCTATGCTTATCGTAGTATGCATTATTCCAATCATTTTTTACCTGACACATTTATCAATGGCACTAAAGTAAGCGATTTGAGCGCTAACCAAGCCAATGAGGTATTACATGAACGTTATGACGCACAAGAATTTACGATTGAACAAGATGGAAAAGAATGGAAAACATTGAAAAAAGCTGATTTAGGCTTAGATACTGATTTTTCTGATGAATTAGAATCTATGATCAATCAACAGAATAATTGGCGCTGGGGGCTTGCTTTCTTATCAAGTGCCAAACAAAATTTAAGTCTCAACACAGCTGCTTTTGATGAACAAACACTTAGCCAACAAACAGAAGAGCTCGATGAAGAAATTGCTTCATTAAATGAAGACCGAACAAAAACAGAAGATGCTAAAATTGATAAAGGCGAAGATGGTTTTACGATTGAACCCGAAAAACAAGGGGATGAGTTGGATACAGATCAAGCTACTGAGGCTTTTAAAGCAAATGTACTAGATGGTCAAAACGAGCTTGAATTAACACGGTATACAAAAAAACCTGCCACTACCTCCGAAGATGAGGAGCTAAAAAAAGAACTTGATCAGTTAAATGATATCGCTCAAACCAAAGGGACTTACAAAATTAACGGAGAAGATGTCGAAATTCCTACAGAAAAAATTATGGACTGGGTCGTTTATGAAAATGACGAAGTTACTTTAGATCAGGATAAGGTACATGATTATGTAGAAGAATTGGGCGAGAAATATAATACTAGTGAAAATGAGACAAATTTTGAAAGTACAGAACAAGATGAAGTAGATGTTGATCCGGGAACATTAAGTTGGACTATCGTCACGGATCAAGAAGTAGAAGACTTAAGTAAAGATCTTTTAAAAGGCGAAGACTTTGAACGTACACCTATTGTTGAAGGTAGTGCTGATCCAAGCGAACCATTGGTTGATGATACTTATGTTGAAGTAGACTTAAAAAACCAGCATATGTGGTATTATAAAGATGGAGAGGTCTCTTTGGATACAGACATCGTTTCTGGAAAACCAAAAACCAAAACTCCTACTGGCGTATTTTATGTATGGAATAAAGAAAGAGATGCTACGCTAACAGGAGAAGATTATGAATCTCCAGTAGACTTTTGGCTACCGATTGATTGGACAGGTGTTGGGATTCATGATGCAGATTGGCAACCAACATTTGGCGGAGACCGTTGGAAAGAAGGCGGTTCTCATGGATGTATTAACACTCCACCAGGTGAAATGGAAAAATTGTTTGATGATATTGAAGTAGGAACTCCTGTAGTTGTCATTTAA
- a CDS encoding L-lactate dehydrogenase encodes MNAQISKKDRQKVILIGDGAVGSSYAFALVTQNIAQEVGIVDIDKNRTEGDAIDLSDALAFNSPKKIYSATYEDAHDADLVVITAGAPQKQGETRLDLVNKNLKINHDVVTQIVDSGFNGIFLVAANPVDILTYATWKFSGFPKEKVLGSGTSLDSARFRQALAEIMDVDARNVHAYILGEHGDSEFPVWSHANVAGLQIYEWVKNNPEIDEEAMVNLFFSVRDAAYTIIEKKGATFYGVAAALARITKAILYNENAVFPLSVQMNGEYGLNDIYIGSPAVINSEGVKQVIEVPLSDGEKDRIAASAEQLQNILDKAFAQFEQ; translated from the coding sequence ATGAATGCACAAATAAGCAAAAAGGATCGTCAAAAAGTTATTCTTATTGGAGATGGTGCTGTAGGTTCTAGTTATGCATTTGCCTTAGTTACACAAAACATCGCTCAAGAAGTAGGGATTGTTGATATTGATAAAAATCGAACAGAAGGAGACGCTATTGACCTTTCGGATGCTTTAGCTTTTAACTCCCCTAAAAAAATCTACTCAGCTACTTATGAAGATGCTCATGATGCTGACTTAGTTGTTATTACAGCTGGCGCCCCACAAAAACAAGGTGAAACTCGTTTGGACCTTGTTAATAAAAACTTAAAGATCAATCATGACGTAGTTACCCAAATCGTTGATTCTGGTTTTAATGGAATCTTTTTAGTAGCTGCTAACCCTGTAGATATCCTAACTTATGCTACTTGGAAGTTTTCTGGTTTTCCTAAAGAAAAAGTACTCGGTTCTGGTACTTCTCTTGATTCGGCTCGTTTCCGTCAAGCTTTAGCTGAAATAATGGACGTTGATGCGCGAAACGTTCATGCTTATATTCTAGGTGAACATGGCGATTCTGAATTTCCTGTATGGTCCCACGCAAATGTGGCCGGATTACAAATTTATGAATGGGTAAAAAATAACCCAGAAATAGATGAAGAAGCTATGGTTAACCTTTTCTTTAGCGTACGTGATGCAGCTTACACCATAATTGAGAAAAAAGGCGCAACTTTCTACGGCGTCGCTGCGGCACTTGCTCGTATTACTAAAGCTATTTTATATAATGAAAATGCGGTATTCCCTCTATCTGTTCAAATGAACGGAGAGTATGGACTTAATGATATCTACATTGGTTCTCCAGCGGTTATCAATTCAGAAGGCGTAAAACAAGTAATTGAAGTTCCTCTATCTGACGGAGAAAAAGATCGTATTGCAGCTTCTGCTGAACAGTTACAAAACATTTTAGATAAAGCATTTGCACAGTTTGAACAATAA
- the pth gene encoding aminoacyl-tRNA hydrolase has translation MKMIVGLGNPGKKYENTKHNVGFMTVDRLAKTYNTSFKKSSFEAQVADFFVNGEKILLVKPQTYMNDSGRAVGPLMTYFGIEIEELVVICDDLDLAFGKVRLRQKGSAGGHNGLKSIISHLGTNEFRRLKIGIGHPQAHTSVIHHVLQPFNKQEQAVMTDSINQAEEAIEYFIDNNNFVQTMNRFN, from the coding sequence ATGAAAATGATTGTCGGATTAGGAAATCCAGGGAAAAAATACGAAAATACAAAACATAACGTCGGCTTCATGACAGTAGATCGTTTGGCTAAAACATACAATACTTCTTTTAAAAAGAGCTCGTTTGAAGCACAAGTAGCGGACTTTTTTGTGAATGGAGAAAAAATACTGTTGGTGAAACCACAAACTTATATGAATGATTCAGGACGTGCTGTAGGGCCTTTAATGACTTATTTCGGCATAGAGATAGAAGAACTAGTCGTTATTTGCGATGATTTAGATCTAGCTTTTGGAAAAGTAAGATTGCGCCAAAAAGGAAGTGCAGGTGGGCATAATGGTCTTAAAAGTATTATTTCTCATCTAGGCACAAATGAATTTCGTCGCTTGAAAATAGGGATTGGCCATCCGCAAGCGCATACTTCTGTCATTCATCATGTTTTACAACCTTTTAATAAACAAGAACAAGCCGTTATGACAGATAGTATTAACCAAGCAGAAGAAGCGATCGAGTACTTTATTGATAATAATAATTTTGTTCAAACAATGAATCGCTTCAATTAG
- the mfd gene encoding transcription-repair coupling factor, protein MDLIELISQTPLIQKWHQSIEEKRQRQLITGLASSAKTLAIASAYRKFQQQIIVASPNLYYANQLAEDLMQVTDDVYIFPVDEVLSAEMAFSSPEARTQRVLTLDALASNRPGIYILPAAALRKYLPTPEVWENKRFYWQIGTEINWEQIAQQLVLMGYRRESMIAKPGEFSIRGSILDIYPLTTPNPVRIELFDVEIDSIRYFDVSTQRSLENLEDITILPTTELIFSQQELEKGSSRLQELLDKRLSVVSEQSDKDFLSDYFGQLVASWKQGVPGEVAAMYADILYPEQTNILDYFSANSLFFVDDYARILETNRQIEEEEAQWHTQKIEELRVFPEQTFGQKLQPTFQQSEFAMTFFSLFQKGMGNIRFEAIHNFQYRPMQQFFGQMDLLKVEMDRWKKQQQTVVFLVSDNQRAQKLAQDFRDYEIYAVETSFDNLLNQQAQIVQGSLQSGFELPQDQLVVVTEKEIFQKVKKKRAKKQTLSNAERLKSYNELNQGDYVVHAHHGIGKYLGIETLEVDGVHQDYMTILYQNDDKLFIPVSQLNLIQKYVASENKAPKVNKLGGTAWAKTKQKVSNQIEDIADDLIQLYAQRESEKGYAFAPDDAYQKEFENAFAYTETDDQLRSAEEIKRDMEKEKSMDRLLVGDVGFGKTEVALRAAFKAIKESKQVAILVPTTILAQQHYETMIDRFAGFPVNVGLLSRFRTKKQQEETIKRLNTGQIDIVVGTHRLLSKDVRFSDLGLLVIDEEQRFGVKHKERLKQLRAQVDVLTLTATPIPRTLHMSMLGVRDLSVIETPPENRYPIQTYVMEASPGAIREAIQREIARGGQVFYLYNRVESIEKKVNEIQELVPDARIGYAHGQMTEIQLENTLFDFINGQYDVLITTTIIETGVDIPNANTLFVENADYMGLSTLYQLRGRVGRTNRVAFAYFMYEPQKILNEVSEKRLQAIKDFTELGSGFKIAMRDLSIRGAGNLLGAQQHGFINSVGFDMYTQMLEEAVTRKQGKNTQMQTTASEIDLAIDAYIPADYIADERQKIEIYKRVRELDSTDHLTELQDDLLDRFGEYPDEVAHLLTVGEMKMNADRALIEKITKEGQTLLVRLSKVGTNNYSVEQLFSALSATKLKATMGVEKEQMQIKLTIPKDTQEMVWLQELQGFVKALREERYQHQLQTQSS, encoded by the coding sequence ATGGATTTAATTGAATTAATTAGCCAAACACCGTTAATTCAAAAATGGCATCAATCAATCGAGGAAAAAAGGCAGCGACAGTTGATTACAGGATTGGCAAGTTCAGCAAAGACACTTGCTATTGCTAGCGCTTATCGTAAATTTCAACAGCAAATTATTGTTGCTTCGCCTAACTTATATTATGCTAACCAATTGGCAGAAGATTTGATGCAAGTAACAGATGATGTATACATTTTCCCGGTGGATGAAGTGCTTTCAGCGGAAATGGCCTTTTCTTCGCCTGAAGCTAGAACACAACGTGTACTTACCTTGGACGCTCTAGCATCCAATCGACCAGGAATTTATATTTTGCCAGCAGCTGCCTTGCGCAAATATTTGCCTACGCCTGAAGTTTGGGAAAATAAACGTTTTTATTGGCAAATTGGTACAGAAATTAATTGGGAACAAATAGCTCAACAACTCGTTTTGATGGGTTATCGTCGAGAATCAATGATTGCAAAACCAGGAGAATTTAGTATACGAGGTAGTATTTTAGACATCTATCCACTTACTACTCCCAACCCAGTGCGTATCGAATTATTTGATGTGGAAATTGATTCGATCCGCTATTTTGACGTGAGTACCCAACGATCTTTGGAAAACTTAGAAGATATTACTATATTACCTACCACTGAGCTTATTTTTTCTCAACAAGAGTTAGAAAAAGGAAGTAGCCGTTTACAAGAACTATTAGATAAACGCTTATCTGTTGTTTCAGAACAATCAGATAAGGACTTTTTGTCTGATTATTTTGGCCAACTCGTTGCTTCTTGGAAACAAGGAGTTCCTGGAGAAGTTGCGGCGATGTATGCGGATATTTTATATCCAGAGCAAACTAATATTTTGGATTATTTCTCAGCTAATAGCTTATTTTTTGTAGATGATTATGCTCGAATTTTAGAAACAAATCGACAAATTGAAGAGGAAGAGGCTCAATGGCATACTCAAAAGATTGAGGAACTACGAGTCTTTCCGGAACAAACATTTGGACAAAAGCTACAACCTACATTTCAACAATCCGAATTTGCAATGACATTTTTCTCCTTATTTCAAAAAGGTATGGGAAATATTCGATTTGAAGCTATTCATAATTTCCAATATCGTCCGATGCAACAATTTTTTGGTCAAATGGATTTGTTGAAAGTAGAAATGGATCGTTGGAAGAAGCAACAACAAACGGTTGTGTTTTTGGTTAGTGATAACCAAAGAGCGCAAAAATTGGCTCAAGACTTTCGTGACTATGAAATTTATGCGGTTGAAACTAGTTTTGATAATTTATTGAACCAACAAGCTCAAATTGTACAAGGGAGTTTACAAAGTGGGTTTGAACTTCCGCAAGATCAGCTAGTCGTTGTTACAGAAAAAGAAATTTTTCAAAAAGTAAAGAAAAAACGAGCGAAAAAACAAACTTTATCAAATGCTGAGCGTCTAAAAAGCTACAATGAGTTAAATCAAGGGGACTATGTTGTCCACGCTCATCATGGTATTGGGAAATATTTGGGGATTGAAACATTAGAAGTTGATGGTGTTCATCAAGATTATATGACCATTTTATATCAAAATGACGATAAGTTATTTATCCCTGTTTCTCAGTTAAACTTAATTCAAAAATATGTAGCTTCAGAAAATAAAGCGCCAAAAGTAAACAAATTAGGAGGTACTGCTTGGGCCAAAACTAAGCAAAAGGTTTCTAATCAAATTGAAGACATCGCAGATGATCTTATTCAATTATATGCCCAAAGAGAGTCAGAAAAGGGCTACGCTTTTGCTCCAGACGACGCTTATCAAAAGGAATTTGAAAATGCCTTTGCTTATACGGAAACCGATGATCAATTACGCAGCGCAGAAGAAATTAAGCGCGATATGGAAAAAGAAAAATCAATGGACCGACTATTAGTAGGAGATGTCGGCTTTGGTAAGACAGAGGTAGCTTTACGTGCTGCATTTAAGGCGATTAAGGAAAGTAAACAAGTGGCAATTTTGGTTCCAACTACAATATTAGCTCAGCAACATTACGAAACAATGATTGATCGATTCGCTGGTTTTCCAGTAAATGTTGGCTTATTAAGTCGCTTTAGAACGAAAAAACAACAAGAAGAAACAATCAAACGTTTAAATACAGGGCAAATTGATATTGTAGTTGGGACTCATCGTCTCTTATCTAAAGATGTACGTTTTAGTGATCTTGGTTTGTTAGTTATTGACGAAGAACAACGCTTTGGTGTAAAACATAAGGAACGTTTGAAACAATTGCGTGCTCAAGTTGATGTGTTAACATTAACGGCAACGCCTATTCCTCGAACGTTACACATGTCGATGTTGGGTGTACGTGATCTTTCCGTAATTGAAACGCCGCCAGAAAATCGGTACCCTATTCAAACCTATGTAATGGAGGCTAGCCCTGGAGCCATTAGAGAAGCGATTCAGCGTGAAATTGCTCGAGGGGGACAAGTGTTTTATTTGTATAACCGCGTTGAAAGTATTGAAAAGAAAGTCAATGAAATCCAAGAACTTGTACCTGATGCTCGGATTGGTTACGCGCATGGTCAGATGACTGAAATTCAACTGGAAAATACTTTATTTGACTTTATAAATGGCCAATATGATGTATTGATAACGACCACGATTATTGAAACAGGGGTAGATATTCCTAATGCGAACACCTTGTTTGTTGAAAATGCGGACTATATGGGACTTTCTACTCTTTATCAGCTGCGAGGACGTGTAGGGCGCACCAATCGAGTGGCTTTTGCTTATTTCATGTATGAGCCCCAAAAAATCCTCAATGAAGTAAGCGAAAAGCGGCTGCAAGCAATTAAAGATTTTACTGAATTAGGTTCAGGTTTTAAAATCGCGATGCGAGATTTATCAATTCGTGGCGCCGGAAACTTATTAGGAGCTCAGCAACACGGGTTTATCAACTCTGTTGGTTTTGATATGTACACGCAAATGCTAGAAGAAGCAGTCACGAGAAAACAAGGGAAAAATACCCAAATGCAAACAACAGCTTCTGAAATTGATCTGGCTATCGATGCCTATATCCCAGCAGATTATATCGCTGATGAAAGACAAAAAATCGAGATTTATAAACGTGTGCGTGAATTGGATAGTACAGACCATCTAACGGAATTACAAGATGATTTATTAGACCGTTTCGGTGAATATCCTGATGAAGTAGCTCATCTACTAACTGTTGGTGAAATGAAGATGAATGCTGATCGCGCATTAATCGAAAAGATTACAAAAGAAGGGCAAACATTGCTTGTCCGTTTAAGTAAAGTGGGCACCAATAATTATTCAGTGGAACAATTATTTTCTGCGCTTTCTGCTACTAAGTTAAAAGCAACAATGGGCGTGGAAAAAGAACAAATGCAGATTAAATTGACTATACCAAAAGATACGCAAGAAATGGTTTGGCTCCAAGAGTTACAAGGTTTTGTAAAAGCTTTACGTGAAGAAAGATACCAACACCAATTACAAACGCAAAGTTCATGA
- a CDS encoding polysaccharide biosynthesis protein produces MKGAFVLTIASFVAKLLSAIYRVPLQNIVGDEGFYVYQQVYPIYGIAMTFALTGFPQFLSKLVAEQTTPKKKQLILNESYSLLCCCAFSLWAITFFFANGIASLMGDMALSPVIRVASFTFLLLPVLSLYRGLFQGELLMIPTAVSQVAEQLLRVGIILLAAVSYSFFSLTVYQTGAFAMAGAFIGGLAAWLILLYYDRKIHGVHLRTHLLFPGFPKEKPLLKRFFVEGGLVSVYSGLLILFQLIDSFLLVNSLTQSGVAEQSAKIAKGVYDRGQPLVQLGLVVATALSASFLPALTKLIVQKNQKRFTRSAKLYLRLTTALAGAASCGLAVLIPYLNFALFKDFSGNWTLTAFVFAVGLMTEIQAYQSIAQSQGAFFPILKAAGIGLLVKLIATGIFTFYLGTFGASLSTLLGLVMVLWLLVKKENKAINDFKKEGQFVWKLLACLFLMVIILMVFFAGMTLIFGGLESRTRAFIFSLIGVALGASVFIKTAIVFGLFTIREWLLLPLGEKILRIGGKTDENR; encoded by the coding sequence ATGAAGGGAGCATTCGTTTTAACAATAGCTTCTTTTGTTGCGAAATTGTTAAGTGCTATTTACCGCGTTCCTTTACAAAATATTGTTGGCGACGAGGGCTTTTATGTTTATCAGCAGGTTTATCCTATTTATGGGATTGCCATGACGTTTGCGTTAACGGGTTTTCCTCAGTTTTTGTCAAAATTAGTAGCTGAGCAAACCACACCTAAAAAAAAGCAATTGATTTTAAATGAAAGCTATTCTTTACTTTGTTGTTGCGCATTTAGCTTATGGGCCATAACCTTTTTTTTCGCTAATGGCATAGCTAGTTTGATGGGAGATATGGCTCTTTCACCTGTTATACGAGTCGCTTCCTTTACCTTTTTATTGCTTCCTGTCTTATCTTTGTATCGAGGCTTATTTCAAGGAGAGCTGTTGATGATACCCACAGCCGTCTCACAAGTGGCCGAACAGTTACTGCGAGTAGGAATTATATTGTTGGCTGCGGTTAGTTACTCTTTCTTTTCTTTGACAGTTTATCAGACAGGCGCCTTTGCCATGGCGGGAGCTTTTATCGGTGGTTTGGCAGCGTGGCTTATCTTATTATATTATGATCGAAAAATTCACGGCGTTCATTTGCGAACGCACTTACTGTTTCCGGGCTTTCCTAAAGAAAAACCTCTTTTGAAACGTTTTTTTGTTGAGGGAGGTTTGGTCTCTGTTTATAGTGGCTTATTAATTTTATTTCAACTGATTGATTCATTTTTATTGGTTAACTCGTTAACTCAAAGTGGCGTGGCTGAGCAAAGCGCGAAGATCGCTAAAGGCGTTTATGACCGTGGGCAGCCACTTGTCCAATTGGGTTTAGTTGTTGCGACTGCCTTAAGCGCTAGCTTTTTGCCAGCATTAACGAAATTAATCGTGCAAAAAAACCAAAAAAGGTTTACTCGTTCTGCAAAGTTATATTTGCGCCTTACTACAGCACTAGCTGGGGCCGCATCTTGTGGTTTAGCAGTACTTATTCCCTATTTGAATTTTGCTTTATTTAAAGATTTTTCCGGAAATTGGACATTAACAGCTTTTGTTTTTGCCGTAGGTCTAATGACTGAAATTCAAGCCTATCAAAGTATTGCTCAAAGCCAAGGTGCTTTTTTTCCGATACTAAAAGCAGCAGGAATAGGGCTTTTAGTAAAATTGATTGCCACTGGAATATTTACTTTTTATTTAGGAACATTTGGCGCAAGTTTATCTACGCTTTTAGGCTTAGTCATGGTACTATGGCTTTTGGTTAAAAAAGAGAACAAAGCCATTAACGATTTTAAAAAAGAAGGTCAATTTGTTTGGAAATTGCTGGCCTGTCTTTTTCTAATGGTTATCATTTTAATGGTATTTTTTGCTGGGATGACACTAATTTTTGGAGGTTTGGAATCACGCACGAGAGCCTTTATTTTCAGCTTAATTGGTGTAGCGCTAGGTGCTAGTGTATTTATAAAAACAGCCATTGTGTTTGGTTTATTTACGATTCGCGAATGGCTATTGTTGCCTTTAGGAGAAAAGATATTACGTATTGGAGGAAAAACGGATGAGAATAGATAA
- a CDS encoding RNA-binding S4 domain-containing protein, producing the protein MRIDKFLKNSRLIKRRSVAKEVADKGRIQINGKLAKSSNTVKTGDLVQIQFGNRTIEFKVNELQESTKKEDAEKMYEIVSDERKI; encoded by the coding sequence ATGAGAATAGATAAATTTTTAAAAAATTCAAGATTAATCAAAAGACGGTCTGTAGCTAAAGAAGTAGCTGACAAAGGGCGTATTCAGATTAATGGGAAATTGGCTAAATCTAGTAATACCGTAAAAACTGGGGATTTAGTTCAAATTCAGTTTGGTAATCGTACGATTGAATTTAAAGTAAATGAGCTACAAGAATCCACTAAAAAAGAAGATGCTGAAAAAATGTATGAGATTGTCTCAGACGAAAGAAAAATTTAA
- a CDS encoding FtsB family cell division protein yields the protein MDKQEKSNVKVLDNDYAKKQYAQYAKQQRQVIFRRRRLLAIFVVAAIIFLSVGISLFNDYLRLQKLEDYKEETVAQQKEVSQQTDDLEKDVALLKDEDYVAKMARSRFLYSDDDEIVFPLPGDEGEAADENAEATDASD from the coding sequence GTGGACAAGCAAGAAAAATCAAATGTAAAAGTTTTGGATAATGATTATGCCAAAAAACAATATGCGCAATATGCAAAACAACAGCGTCAAGTTATTTTTAGAAGACGACGTTTATTGGCGATTTTTGTGGTTGCTGCTATTATTTTTTTAAGTGTGGGAATCTCTTTATTTAATGATTATTTGCGTTTGCAAAAGTTAGAAGATTATAAAGAAGAGACAGTAGCTCAACAAAAAGAAGTTTCCCAGCAGACAGATGATTTGGAAAAAGACGTCGCTTTACTAAAAGATGAAGACTACGTGGCTAAAATGGCTAGAAGTCGTTTTTTATATTCAGATGACGATGAAATCGTTTTTCCTCTGCCAGGAGATGAAGGTGAGGCGGCAGATGAAAATGCAGAGGCAACCGACGCCTCAGATTAA
- a CDS encoding S1 domain-containing RNA-binding protein has translation MSIEVGEKLTGKVSGITNFGAFIDLGNKKTGLVHISEISNSFVKDIHDVLTVGDEVTVLVTSVGDDGKIGLSIRKLEDKPKEEEKKEQGNSAKRPAQKKAPVREQNSGNKQEDFDALMNSFLKESDDRLSSLRKNTEGKRGGRGGRRN, from the coding sequence ATGTCGATTGAAGTTGGAGAAAAATTAACAGGAAAAGTGTCAGGGATAACAAATTTTGGTGCATTCATTGATTTAGGAAATAAGAAAACAGGGCTTGTGCATATTAGTGAAATTTCTAATAGTTTCGTTAAAGATATCCATGACGTGCTCACAGTAGGAGATGAAGTCACTGTCCTTGTTACTTCCGTAGGTGATGACGGGAAGATTGGTTTGTCTATTCGTAAACTAGAAGATAAACCAAAAGAAGAAGAGAAAAAAGAGCAAGGAAACTCCGCAAAACGTCCAGCTCAGAAAAAGGCGCCTGTACGTGAACAAAATTCCGGGAATAAGCAAGAGGATTTTGACGCGTTGATGAATTCATTTTTAAAAGAAAGTGATGACCGTCTATCTTCTTTACGGAAAAATACAGAAGGCAAACGCGGTGGCCGTGGGGGCCGACGTAACTAA